One region of Streptomyces davaonensis JCM 4913 genomic DNA includes:
- a CDS encoding helix-turn-helix domain-containing protein, whose product MDEQPASPQEPGGGLDRRAELSEFLRTRRARLKPEDVGLPVYGRHRRVPGLRREELAQLAGVSVAYYTRLEQGNGRNVSAEVLDSIARALRLSNAEHAHLTHLAKPTQHKKKPAARQQQVRPALRYLLDSIETVPAYISGRRSDILAWNRMAAAVFGDWAELPPQERNWARLVFLRPEYRELFREWDQKAYDIVSFLRMDAGCHPDDPLLSALVGELSVKSEEFRRLWATHDVKEKTYGVKPLRHPLVGDLSLSFESFQLADGSEQNLITYHAEPGSPSADALRLLASWGTDATRAGTGATHP is encoded by the coding sequence ATGGACGAGCAGCCCGCATCCCCCCAGGAGCCCGGCGGCGGCCTGGACAGGCGTGCCGAGCTGAGTGAGTTCCTGCGCACCCGGCGCGCCCGGCTGAAGCCGGAGGACGTGGGGCTGCCCGTGTACGGGCGGCACCGCAGGGTGCCGGGGCTGCGCCGGGAGGAGCTGGCCCAGTTGGCCGGCGTGTCGGTGGCGTACTACACCCGCCTCGAACAGGGCAACGGCCGCAATGTGTCGGCGGAGGTACTGGACTCCATCGCGCGGGCGCTGCGGCTGAGCAACGCCGAGCACGCGCATCTGACGCATCTGGCCAAGCCGACGCAGCACAAGAAGAAGCCGGCGGCGCGGCAGCAGCAGGTGCGTCCGGCGCTACGGTACCTGCTGGACTCGATCGAGACGGTCCCCGCGTACATCTCCGGTCGCCGCTCCGACATCCTCGCCTGGAACCGGATGGCCGCCGCCGTCTTCGGCGACTGGGCCGAACTGCCGCCGCAGGAACGGAACTGGGCGCGGCTGGTGTTCCTGCGGCCCGAGTACCGCGAGCTGTTCAGGGAGTGGGACCAGAAGGCGTACGACATCGTCAGCTTCCTGCGCATGGACGCGGGCTGCCATCCGGACGACCCGCTGCTGTCCGCCCTGGTCGGCGAACTCTCCGTGAAGAGCGAGGAGTTCCGGCGGCTGTGGGCCACGCACGACGTCAAGGAGAAGACCTACGGCGTCAAGCCGCTGCGCCATCCGCTGGTCGGCGACCTGAGCCTGTCCTTCGAGTCGTTCCAGCTGGCCGACGGATCCGAACAGAACCTGATCACGTATCACGCGGAGCCGGGGTCCCCGTCCGCGGACGCGCTCCGGCTGCTGGCGAGCTGGGGCACGGACGCGACACGGGCGGGGACCGGGGCGACTCATCCCTGA
- a CDS encoding LPXTG cell wall anchor domain-containing protein, with the protein MLTATAAGTLLGALWFVPSANASGDEPARQVPSTSPTTQVTQQARVAATSDATEVELADTGSFDTTPYVVGGTFSLALGAGFVVYSVRRERHGF; encoded by the coding sequence TTGCTGACCGCCACCGCTGCAGGAACCCTCCTGGGCGCCCTGTGGTTCGTCCCGTCCGCCAACGCGAGCGGGGACGAGCCGGCGAGACAGGTGCCCTCGACGAGTCCGACGACGCAGGTCACCCAGCAGGCGCGGGTCGCCGCCACGTCCGACGCGACCGAGGTCGAACTCGCCGACACCGGAAGCTTCGACACCACGCCCTACGTCGTCGGCGGGACCTTCTCCCTGGCCCTGGGCGCCGGGTTCGTGGTGTATTCGGTACGACGGGAACGTCACGGTTTCTGA
- a CDS encoding ABC transporter ATP-binding protein, producing the protein MYELRNVTKLYTRGKEAVHALDGVDLAIADGDRLVIQGPTGGGKSTLLQMLGGLDRPTSGEVVLDGTDLAKLSESKLTRVRSENIGFVFQSFNLIPTLTAQENVETALVPLGAKVKERRERAAEALKSVGLGERLGHLPSEMSGGQQQRVAIARALVKQPKVLLADEPTGNLDESMRDEIMDVLERMWKELGLTFIMVTHDSSIAKKAPRLATIRKGKISVKENAGS; encoded by the coding sequence ATGTACGAACTCAGAAACGTCACCAAGCTCTACACCCGAGGCAAAGAAGCAGTCCACGCCCTCGACGGAGTTGACCTCGCCATCGCCGACGGGGACCGCCTCGTCATTCAGGGCCCCACCGGCGGCGGCAAGTCCACCCTTCTCCAGATGCTCGGCGGCCTGGACCGCCCGACTTCGGGCGAGGTCGTTCTGGATGGCACGGATCTGGCCAAACTCTCCGAGTCCAAACTGACCCGCGTCCGCAGCGAGAACATCGGCTTCGTCTTCCAGAGTTTCAATCTGATCCCCACCCTGACCGCACAGGAGAACGTCGAAACCGCGCTCGTACCGCTCGGCGCGAAGGTGAAGGAGCGCCGTGAACGGGCCGCCGAGGCGCTGAAGTCGGTGGGTCTGGGAGAGCGCCTGGGACATCTGCCGTCGGAGATGTCCGGCGGTCAGCAGCAGCGCGTAGCCATCGCCCGCGCCCTGGTCAAGCAGCCCAAGGTGCTGCTCGCCGATGAACCCACCGGCAATCTCGACGAGTCGATGCGCGACGAGATCATGGACGTACTGGAGCGTATGTGGAAGGAGCTCGGGCTGACTTTCATCATGGTCACGCACGATTCGTCCATCGCGAAGAAGGCCCCCCGCCTCGCGACCATCCGCAAGGGAAAGATCTCCGTGAAGGAAAACGCGGGCTCGTAA
- a CDS encoding S8 family peptidase, whose product MKRACAATVATAAAVALAAGMTSPASAKPEQRTESAAQLSAHHRITLITGDRVVVNAKGQVVGLERAKGRQHIPVQVRKADGHTLVVPADAARLIATGKLDQRLFDITELNKSATRKSQAKGLKVIVGYKGAATGTKADVRESGELRRSLKSLNADAVQTPYTETPDLWDAVTNGDRTASGIAHIWLDGTRKATLDKSVPQIGAPKAWSAGYDGKGVKIAVLDTGVDATHPDLKDQVIAAKNFTPAATAEDKVGHGTHVASIAAGTGAKSGGKYKGVAPGAQVLNGKVLDDTGSGDDSGILAGMEWAAEQGAQVVNLSLGGMDTPEVDPLEAAVNKLSEEKGMLFAIAAGNSGPESVGSPGSADAALTVGAVDDKDKLADFSSTGPRLGDGAIKPDVTAPGVDITAASAKGSLIEQEVGEKPAGYLTISGTSMATPHVAGAAAILKQQHPEWTYAELKGALTASTKGGKYTPFEQGSGRIQVDKAIKQTVIADPVSVSFGVQQWPHTDDTPVTKQVTYRNLGTEDVTLKLSSTATNPKGQPAPAGFFKLGATTVTVPAGGKATVDMTVNTKLGGTLDGAYSAYVTATGGGQSVRTAAAVQREVESYDLTVKAINRDGTAAEYWSAFLLGVSGLAENRYFFPYDADGTVTVRVPKGQYILDSSISVDAEDPAKGIDWLAQPKLSVTKNTTVTLDARTAKPVDITVPDANAKSEFAAPGYDLTVGDSGYGFVWFLDSYANFRTKGLGPKITDGSLSQQWDGHWSSGDKAEYNTVAGSKVQQLATGYTKHYKASELATVKVGMGASSSGKKGSVNAVGWLPGVSSASSIGIPQQLPSTRTVHVSTGSGVKWQMDFEQIGGVDADGWPITEAYYTLGAEQSFKAGETYSKTFNTAVFGPHLNADFGLFREGNNIFGYLPLFADGKSHAGSSEFSSVNTTLYRNGTKVGTNDDPLFGEKPFKVPSAEAEYKLTTSVKRSVKVAAASTRIDASWTFKSKKPTSDLAKLPASTVRFNAKTGLDSRVAAGHTKTIPVVVEGAAKGSNLKSLAVYVSYDYGQTWKKVTVTNGKIKVKSPEQGKGISFHAKVADKKGNKSTISIYNAYYGK is encoded by the coding sequence GTGAAAAGAGCATGCGCGGCCACCGTCGCCACGGCAGCCGCCGTCGCCCTCGCCGCCGGCATGACCAGCCCGGCGTCGGCGAAGCCCGAGCAGCGGACCGAGTCCGCCGCCCAGCTCTCCGCCCACCACCGCATCACCCTCATCACGGGTGACCGGGTCGTCGTGAACGCCAAGGGCCAAGTCGTGGGCCTGGAGCGGGCGAAGGGCCGTCAGCACATACCCGTCCAGGTCCGCAAGGCCGACGGGCACACGCTCGTCGTACCGGCCGACGCGGCCCGGTTGATCGCGACCGGAAAGCTCGACCAGCGCCTCTTCGACATCACCGAGCTCAACAAGTCCGCGACCCGCAAGTCGCAGGCCAAGGGCCTGAAGGTGATCGTCGGCTACAAGGGCGCCGCCACCGGCACCAAGGCCGATGTCCGTGAGTCGGGCGAGCTGCGCCGCAGCCTGAAGTCCCTGAACGCGGACGCGGTGCAGACGCCGTACACCGAGACGCCCGACCTGTGGGACGCCGTCACCAATGGCGACCGGACCGCCTCGGGCATCGCGCACATCTGGCTCGACGGCACCCGCAAGGCCACGCTCGACAAGTCCGTGCCCCAGATCGGCGCCCCGAAGGCCTGGTCGGCGGGGTACGACGGCAAGGGCGTGAAGATTGCCGTGCTGGACACGGGAGTTGACGCCACTCACCCGGACCTCAAGGACCAGGTGATCGCCGCCAAGAACTTCACCCCGGCCGCCACCGCCGAGGACAAGGTCGGCCACGGCACGCATGTCGCGTCCATCGCGGCGGGTACCGGCGCGAAGTCCGGCGGCAAGTACAAGGGCGTGGCGCCCGGCGCCCAGGTCCTGAACGGCAAGGTGCTGGACGACACCGGCTCCGGTGACGACTCCGGCATCCTCGCCGGCATGGAGTGGGCGGCCGAGCAGGGCGCCCAGGTCGTCAACCTCAGCCTCGGCGGCATGGACACCCCCGAGGTGGACCCGCTGGAGGCGGCGGTCAACAAGCTGTCCGAGGAGAAGGGCATGCTGTTCGCCATCGCGGCGGGCAACTCGGGCCCCGAGTCGGTCGGTTCGCCGGGCAGCGCGGACGCCGCGCTCACCGTCGGCGCCGTCGACGACAAGGACAAGCTGGCCGACTTCTCCTCCACCGGCCCGCGCCTGGGCGACGGCGCCATCAAGCCGGACGTCACCGCGCCCGGTGTGGACATCACCGCCGCGTCCGCCAAGGGCAGCCTGATCGAGCAGGAGGTCGGCGAGAAGCCGGCCGGCTACCTGACCATCTCGGGTACGTCGATGGCGACGCCGCATGTCGCGGGCGCCGCCGCGATCCTGAAGCAACAGCACCCGGAGTGGACGTACGCCGAGCTCAAGGGCGCGCTGACCGCGTCCACCAAGGGCGGCAAGTACACGCCGTTCGAGCAGGGTTCGGGCCGGATCCAGGTCGACAAGGCCATCAAGCAGACCGTGATCGCCGACCCGGTGTCGGTGAGCTTCGGGGTGCAGCAGTGGCCGCACACCGACGACACCCCGGTCACCAAGCAGGTGACGTACCGCAACCTCGGTACCGAGGACGTCACGCTGAAGCTGTCGTCGACCGCCACCAACCCCAAGGGCCAGCCGGCCCCAGCGGGCTTCTTCAAGCTGGGCGCCACCACGGTGACCGTCCCGGCGGGCGGCAAGGCCACCGTCGACATGACGGTCAACACCAAGCTGGGCGGCACCCTGGACGGCGCCTACTCGGCGTACGTCACGGCGACGGGCGGCGGGCAGAGCGTCCGTACGGCCGCCGCGGTGCAGCGCGAGGTGGAGTCGTACGACCTCACGGTGAAGGCCATCAACCGTGACGGCACCGCGGCCGAGTACTGGAGCGCCTTCCTGCTGGGCGTCTCGGGTCTCGCCGAGAACCGGTACTTCTTCCCGTACGACGCCGACGGCACCGTCACCGTGCGCGTCCCCAAGGGCCAGTACATCCTCGACTCCAGCATCTCCGTGGACGCCGAGGACCCCGCGAAGGGCATCGACTGGCTGGCCCAGCCCAAGCTGAGCGTCACCAAGAACACGACGGTCACGCTGGACGCCCGTACCGCCAAGCCGGTGGACATCACCGTGCCGGACGCGAACGCCAAGTCGGAGTTCGCGGCACCGGGTTACGACCTCACGGTGGGCGACTCCGGCTACGGATTCGTCTGGTTCCTGGACAGCTACGCCAACTTCCGCACCAAGGGCCTCGGTCCGAAGATCACCGACGGTTCGCTGTCCCAGCAGTGGGACGGCCACTGGAGCAGCGGTGACAAGGCGGAGTACAACACCGTCGCCGGAAGCAAGGTCCAGCAGCTCGCCACCGGTTACACCAAGCACTACAAGGCGAGCGAACTGGCCACGGTGAAGGTCGGCATGGGCGCCTCGTCCAGCGGCAAGAAGGGCTCCGTCAACGCCGTGGGCTGGCTGCCCGGCGTCAGCAGCGCCTCCTCCATCGGCATCCCGCAGCAGCTGCCCAGCACCCGCACGGTGCACGTGTCCACCGGCTCCGGTGTGAAGTGGCAGATGGACTTCGAGCAGATCGGCGGGGTCGACGCGGACGGCTGGCCGATCACCGAGGCGTACTACACGCTCGGCGCCGAGCAGTCCTTCAAGGCGGGCGAGACCTACTCGAAGACGTTCAACACGGCCGTCTTCGGCCCGCACCTGAACGCCGACTTCGGTCTGTTCCGCGAGGGCAACAACATCTTCGGTTACCTGCCGCTGTTCGCGGACGGCAAGTCCCACGCCGGTTCCTCGGAGTTCAGCTCGGTCAACACCACGCTGTACCGCAACGGCACCAAGGTCGGCACCAACGACGACCCGCTGTTCGGTGAGAAGCCGTTCAAGGTCCCGTCCGCCGAGGCCGAGTACAAGCTGACGACCTCGGTGAAGCGGAGCGTCAAGGTCGCGGCCGCCTCCACCCGGATCGACGCGAGCTGGACGTTCAAGTCCAAGAAGCCCACGTCCGACCTGGCCAAGCTGCCCGCCTCCACGGTCCGCTTCAACGCCAAGACCGGCCTGGACAGCCGGGTCGCGGCGGGTCACACGAAGACGATCCCGGTCGTCGTCGAGGGCGCGGCCAAGGGCAGCAACCTGAAGTCGCTCGCGGTGTACGTGTCGTACGACTACGGCCAGACCTGGAAGAAGGTCACCGTCACCAACGGCAAGATCAAGGTGAAGAGCCCGGAGCAGGGCAAGGGCATCTCCTTCCACGCGAAGGTCGCCGACAAGAAGGGCAACAAGTCGACGATCTCGATCTACAACGCGTACTACGGCAAGTAG
- a CDS encoding ABC transporter permease, producing the protein MFFTYLRRELRRRRKAALVVASGLALGIALVIVVNSVSSGMGKAQDKVLESLYGLGTDMTVTKAAAAEGSQPERPRFEFDAQDEDSDEEQSSDRVMVQGFQTLASSTVDKVGAQNGVSDAVGGLSLQVIKVSGQFRRGEFQQDGGGGQQQGGPGGGMQSPEGRVEGGGAEFDVNNYSVYGTDVTEPALGPLTSSKITSGRTFKSSETNAKVVVADASYAKEKELKVGSKVTVKGTKFEVIGIATPESGDAAANLYIPLKQAQTLSDSKNKVTTIYVKATDSQRIDAVKSEIQQNISGTTVTTSADLADTVSGSLSTASDLASSVGKWLSIAVLAAAFLVAGLLTSSAVSRRVREFGTLKALGWKSGRVTRQVVGEAVVNGLVGGVLGIAVGLAGAYAVTAISPTLEAQLGSTGGGFGGGPGGGGPGGGMGGPAAQQSSNALEVALTAPVSATTIALAVGLAVAGGLIAGAFGGWRASRLRPADALRRVE; encoded by the coding sequence ATGTTCTTCACCTACCTGAGGCGCGAGCTGCGCCGCCGCAGAAAGGCGGCCCTCGTCGTCGCCTCCGGTCTCGCGCTGGGCATCGCCCTGGTCATCGTGGTCAACTCCGTGTCCTCGGGCATGGGCAAGGCCCAGGACAAGGTCCTGGAGTCGCTTTACGGGCTCGGCACCGACATGACGGTCACCAAGGCGGCCGCCGCCGAGGGCAGTCAGCCGGAGCGCCCGCGCTTCGAGTTCGACGCGCAGGACGAGGACTCCGACGAGGAGCAGAGCAGCGACCGGGTCATGGTCCAGGGCTTCCAGACGCTGGCGTCCTCGACCGTGGACAAGGTCGGCGCGCAGAACGGCGTCTCGGACGCGGTGGGCGGCCTGAGCCTCCAGGTCATCAAGGTCAGCGGGCAGTTCCGGCGCGGCGAGTTCCAGCAGGATGGGGGTGGCGGCCAGCAGCAGGGCGGTCCCGGTGGCGGGATGCAGTCCCCCGAGGGCCGGGTCGAGGGCGGCGGCGCCGAGTTCGACGTCAACAACTACTCGGTCTACGGCACGGATGTCACCGAGCCCGCGCTCGGCCCGCTGACCTCCTCGAAGATCACCAGTGGTCGTACGTTCAAGTCGTCGGAGACGAACGCCAAGGTGGTAGTCGCCGATGCCTCCTACGCCAAGGAGAAGGAGCTGAAGGTCGGCTCCAAGGTGACCGTGAAGGGCACCAAGTTCGAGGTGATCGGCATCGCAACCCCGGAGAGCGGGGACGCGGCGGCCAACCTCTACATCCCGCTGAAGCAGGCGCAGACGCTGAGCGACTCGAAGAACAAGGTCACCACGATCTACGTCAAGGCGACCGACTCCCAGCGGATCGACGCGGTGAAGTCGGAGATCCAGCAGAACATCTCCGGTACGACGGTGACGACTTCGGCGGACCTCGCGGACACCGTGTCCGGCTCCCTGTCGACGGCGTCGGACCTCGCGAGCAGCGTCGGCAAGTGGCTGTCGATCGCGGTACTGGCGGCCGCGTTCCTGGTGGCCGGCCTACTCACCTCCTCGGCGGTGTCGCGCCGGGTACGGGAGTTCGGCACGCTGAAGGCCCTGGGCTGGAAGTCGGGCCGGGTCACCCGGCAGGTCGTCGGTGAGGCGGTCGTCAACGGCCTGGTGGGCGGTGTCCTCGGCATCGCGGTGGGCCTGGCGGGCGCCTACGCCGTGACGGCGATCAGCCCGACCCTGGAGGCCCAACTCGGCTCCACAGGTGGCGGCTTCGGCGGCGGACCTGGTGGCGGCGGCCCCGGCGGCGGCATGGGCGGCCCGGCGGCACAGCAGTCGTCGAACGCCCTGGAAGTGGCCCTCACCGCCCCGGTGAGCGCGACGACGATCGCCCTGGCGGTGGGCCTGGCAGTGGCGGGCGGCCTGATCGCGGGCGCGTTCGGCGGCTGGCGAGCGTCAAGGCTCCGCCCGGCGGACGCACTCCGGCGAGTCGAGTAG
- a CDS encoding L,D-transpeptidase — MEKRVMTVGKRRRGLTVASALLGSVLVLSACSGGDEASGDESGDTSQAKVDEAAAQKTSEAQIKITPKDGADNASINSTAVTVSKGTLTEVKMTTADGAAVEGEISADKKTWKPTAQLERSTTYKITATAEDAKGLEAHENASFSTLSPTNSFLGYFTPEDGSTVGVGMPVSINFDKQITNKADVQKGITVSSSSGQEVACHWFNANRMDCRPEDYWQEGSTVTLKMALDGVEGAEGVYGVQQKTVTFTIGRNQVSYVDANTKQMKVTQDGKVVKTIPISAGSPENKTYEGTMVMSEMFKETRMNGATVGFTDDDGKGEYDIKDVPHAIRLTNSGTFIHGNYWGADSVFGSVNTSHGCVGLNDTKGANDKGTAGYWFYTNSIIGDVVVVQNTGDKTVSPDNGLNGWNMNWADWKAGSAV, encoded by the coding sequence ATGGAGAAGCGTGTGATGACGGTCGGTAAGCGGCGCAGGGGCCTGACGGTCGCGTCCGCACTGCTCGGCAGTGTGCTGGTGCTCTCGGCCTGTTCCGGCGGCGATGAGGCGTCCGGGGACGAGAGCGGCGACACCTCGCAGGCCAAGGTCGACGAGGCGGCGGCGCAGAAGACCTCCGAGGCCCAGATCAAGATCACGCCGAAGGACGGCGCCGACAACGCCTCCATCAACTCCACCGCGGTCACCGTGAGCAAGGGCACGCTCACCGAGGTGAAGATGACCACCGCCGACGGCGCCGCCGTCGAGGGTGAGATATCCGCGGACAAGAAGACCTGGAAGCCGACCGCCCAGCTGGAGCGGTCCACCACTTACAAGATCACGGCGACCGCCGAGGACGCCAAGGGCCTGGAGGCCCACGAGAACGCCTCGTTCTCCACGCTCTCCCCGACGAACAGCTTCCTCGGCTACTTCACCCCCGAGGACGGCTCCACGGTGGGCGTCGGCATGCCGGTGTCGATCAACTTCGACAAGCAGATCACCAACAAGGCGGACGTCCAGAAGGGCATCACCGTCTCCAGCAGCAGCGGCCAGGAGGTCGCCTGCCACTGGTTCAACGCCAACCGCATGGACTGCCGCCCCGAGGACTACTGGCAGGAGGGCTCGACCGTCACCCTGAAAATGGCCCTCGACGGCGTCGAGGGTGCCGAGGGCGTCTACGGCGTCCAGCAGAAGACGGTCACCTTCACCATCGGCCGCAACCAGGTCTCCTACGTCGACGCGAACACCAAGCAGATGAAGGTGACGCAGGACGGCAAGGTCGTCAAGACCATCCCGATCTCCGCCGGTTCGCCCGAGAACAAGACGTACGAGGGCACCATGGTGATGTCGGAGATGTTCAAGGAGACGCGCATGAACGGCGCGACCGTGGGCTTCACCGACGACGACGGCAAGGGCGAGTACGACATCAAGGACGTGCCGCACGCCATCCGGCTGACCAACTCCGGCACCTTCATCCACGGCAACTACTGGGGCGCCGACTCGGTCTTCGGCAGTGTCAACACCAGCCACGGATGTGTCGGTCTGAACGACACCAAGGGCGCCAACGACAAGGGCACCGCGGGCTACTGGTTCTACACCAACTCGATCATCGGTGACGTCGTGGTCGTCCAGAACACCGGCGACAAGACTGTCTCCCCGGACAACGGCCTCAACGGCTGGAACATGAACTGGGCGGACTGGAAGGCGGGTTCGGCGGTCTGA
- a CDS encoding NAD(P)-dependent alcohol dehydrogenase codes for MTTVAAYAAPAAKAPLERTTIERRAVGEFDVLIDIKFAGICHSDIHQAREGWGEAIFPMVPGHEIAGVVAEVGSGVTRYAVGDRVGVGCMVDSCRECDNCKAGLEQYCTGGGMIGTYNALDRNGEPTYGGYSHQIVVDENYVVRIPDGLSLDVAAPLLCAGITTYSPLKHWNAGPGKKVAIVGMGGLGHMAVKIAHALGAEVTVLSQSLRKQEDGLKLGADHYYATSDPKTFEELAGTFDLILSTVSAPLNLDQFLSLLRTDGAFVNVGAPEEPVALNLFSVIMGRKSLAGSGIGGIQETQEMLDFCAEHGFGAEIELIAASEINEAYERVLASDVRYRFVIDTATI; via the coding sequence ATGACCACTGTCGCTGCGTACGCCGCCCCCGCTGCCAAGGCCCCGCTGGAGCGCACCACGATCGAGCGCCGCGCGGTCGGCGAGTTCGATGTGCTGATCGACATCAAGTTCGCCGGAATCTGCCACTCGGACATCCATCAGGCCCGCGAGGGCTGGGGCGAGGCCATCTTCCCGATGGTCCCCGGCCATGAGATCGCGGGCGTGGTCGCCGAGGTCGGATCCGGCGTCACCCGGTACGCCGTCGGTGACCGGGTGGGCGTCGGCTGCATGGTCGACTCCTGCCGTGAGTGCGACAACTGCAAGGCCGGTCTCGAGCAGTACTGCACCGGCGGCGGCATGATCGGCACCTACAACGCCCTCGACAGGAACGGAGAGCCCACCTACGGCGGGTACTCCCACCAGATCGTCGTGGACGAGAACTACGTCGTCCGGATCCCGGACGGACTGTCCCTGGACGTGGCCGCGCCGCTGCTGTGCGCGGGCATCACCACGTACTCCCCGCTCAAGCACTGGAACGCCGGGCCCGGCAAGAAGGTCGCGATCGTCGGCATGGGCGGCCTCGGCCACATGGCCGTCAAGATCGCCCACGCCCTCGGCGCCGAGGTGACGGTCCTGTCGCAGTCCCTGCGCAAGCAGGAGGACGGGCTGAAGCTGGGCGCGGACCACTACTACGCCACCAGCGACCCGAAGACCTTCGAGGAACTGGCCGGCACCTTCGACCTGATCCTCTCCACGGTCTCGGCCCCGCTGAACCTGGACCAGTTCCTGTCGCTGCTCAGGACGGACGGCGCGTTCGTGAACGTCGGCGCCCCCGAGGAGCCCGTCGCGCTCAACCTCTTCTCGGTGATCATGGGCCGCAAGTCCCTCGCCGGCTCCGGCATCGGCGGCATCCAGGAGACCCAGGAGATGCTGGACTTCTGCGCGGAGCACGGCTTCGGCGCGGAGATCGAGCTGATCGCCGCGAGCGAGATCAACGAGGCGTACGAGCGGGTGCTGGCCAGCGATGTCCGGTACCGGTTCGTGATCGATACGGCGACGATCTGA
- a CDS encoding group II truncated hemoglobin, giving the protein MTAHTVEYIRYRIPEQQSAEFLAAYTRAAASLKAAPQCVDYELTRCEEDLEHFILRITWTSTEDHIKGFRTSEVFPDFLAAIRPYIGNIEEMRHYQPTDVRGTGAAVPTLYDWAGGAEAFSRLTTAFYDRALKDELLAPLFEGLHPDHAEHVALWFGEVFGGPTVYSDTQGGHNHMVAKHMGLGVNETQRRRWVNLIQDAADEAGLPTDAEFRSAFLAYVEWGTRLAVYFSGPDAQAPGEQPVPKWNWGAAPPYQG; this is encoded by the coding sequence ATGACGGCTCACACGGTGGAATACATCCGGTACCGCATTCCCGAGCAGCAGTCGGCGGAGTTCCTGGCCGCCTACACCCGCGCGGCGGCCAGTCTCAAGGCGGCCCCGCAATGCGTCGACTACGAACTGACCCGGTGCGAGGAGGACTTGGAGCACTTCATCCTGCGCATCACCTGGACCTCGACCGAGGACCACATCAAGGGCTTCCGCACCTCTGAGGTGTTCCCCGACTTCCTCGCCGCGATCCGCCCCTACATCGGCAACATCGAGGAGATGCGGCACTATCAGCCGACCGACGTGCGCGGCACGGGCGCGGCGGTGCCGACGCTGTACGACTGGGCGGGCGGCGCCGAGGCGTTCAGCCGCCTGACCACGGCGTTCTACGACCGGGCCCTCAAGGACGAGCTGCTGGCCCCCCTGTTCGAGGGCCTGCACCCGGACCACGCCGAGCATGTCGCCCTCTGGTTCGGCGAGGTCTTCGGCGGCCCGACCGTCTACTCCGACACCCAGGGCGGCCACAACCACATGGTCGCCAAGCACATGGGCCTGGGCGTCAACGAGACCCAGCGCCGCCGCTGGGTCAACCTCATCCAGGACGCGGCGGACGAGGCGGGCCTGCCGACCGACGCCGAGTTCCGCTCGGCCTTCCTCGCCTATGTGGAGTGGGGCACCCGCCTGGCCGTCTACTTCTCCGGCCCCGACGCGCAGGCCCCGGGCGAACAGCCGGTGCCGAAGTGGAACTGGGGGGCGGCGCCGCCGTATCAGGGATGA